The sequence ctaCATTCCGTTCCGGCATCTCATAGAAGATTTTTGATGCATCCTCTGGGCTGCTGCATTTGGCATACATATCAACCAGTGAAGTTGCCACAAAGACATCTGACTCAAACCCAGATTTTACAACATAGGCATGTACTTCTTTCCCTCGCTGAAAAGATCCTATGCTGGCACATGCCTTTAGAATACGTGAGAAGGTGAAATGTGTCCTCTTCATGTATGACAATCTTATTCTGTAAAGGAAATCTAGAGCTTCGTTGTCATACCCATTTTCTGCAAATCCTATGATTACAGCACTCCATAATAAAGCATCATCCTTAGGACTTTGATCAAGCACCTTACATGCATCCTCCGTGCATCCACACATAGCATACATATCAATTAGGGCAGTACCTAGAAAGGTATCAAAATCTAATCCAGTTTTACATACCTGGGCATGGATCTGCCTCCCAAATCTCAAATAGTGAAGAGACGTACATGCCTCAAGAACACTGATAAAAGTAAACTGATTAGGTTCCATGCTTGCTAATTGCATTTCTCCAAAAAATTTAAGGGCTTCCTTGCTGCATCCATTTTGTTCATACCCAGCAATCATTGCTGTCCATGAGACTATATTTCTCTTAGATATTTTGTCAAACACCATGTAGGCATATTCTAGGTGGCCACACTCAGAATACATGGTTATAAGGGAATTCGCTATGAAGACATTTTCACCAAATCTGGTTTTGATGATATGAGCGTGAACCTGCTTGCCTTTCTGCAGATCCTGTAGGCTAGCACATGCACCAAGGACACTGGCATAGGTAAATGGATCTGCCATCATTCTTGTCCCTTGTATTTGGCAAAAGAGCTTAATGGCTTCCTCATGATGCTCATTTTGGACATAACCTCCAATCATTGCAGTCCAAGACACCACATTTCGTTTGGGCATATTTTCAAAAACTCTACATGCATCATTCAATCGCCCACATTTAGCATACATATCAACAAGTGCACTTCCTACAAAGACATTCGACTCCAATCCACATTTGATACTATAAGCATGAACCTCTTTGCCTTGTTCAGAAGCTTGCAAGCTAGCACATGCCCGAAGAATGGTGGAAAGGGTGAACTGGTTTGGCCTTATGTCTTGCAGCTGCATATGGGAAAAACAACACAAAGCCTCGTGATAGTACCCACTCTGAACAAATCCAACAATCGTGGAATTCCATGACAGGAGGTCTTGTTTGCTCATTTCATAAAACATAATCTTAGCCTCGTCAAAGCACTCAGACTTGGTATACATCATAACAAGGGCATTATGCAAGGGCGTATCTGAGTCAAATCCGGCTTTAATAGTGTATGCATGCAATTGTCTGCCTTGTTCCACGTTTTCCAAATCTGTAAACATATTGGCAACAGTGGTTAACGTTGAGTAGTTTGGCTTCACACCTTCCCTCTGCATTTGAATGAAAAACTTTAAACCCTCCTCTCCTTGCCCACTCTGCCCAAACGTCATTATCATTACATTCCATGAAACCACATTtttctcaggcattttgtcaaacaccttgcatgAGTCTCCCAAAAaaccacattttgcatacatatcaacAAGGGCACTTCCCACCCCTACATCTGACTCAAAACCAGTTTTGATTGCTATCCCATGTAACGCCTTGCCCTGTTCTGGATCTTCCATGCTCGCACAGGCCCGGAACAAACTGGGCAAGGTGAATTCGTCAGGCATCATGCCAGCCTCTTGCATTAAACCCGTGAGCTCCAAAGCCTCATCATAAAACCCATTCTGAACATGTGCTGCTATCATTGATGTCCATGACACAATGTTTCGTTCAGGCATTTCCTCAAACACTCGCCGTGCATCAACCAAATTCCCACATTTAGCATACATGTTTGTCAGGTTACTTCCTAAAAAACCATCAATCTCGTTTCGATTTCTTATAATGTGGGCATGAACTTGCTTGCCCCCAACTAATGATTTCCTCCTGATACACTCTTGCAGTACACGAACATATGTCATGGAATCAACTTGTTCTACAGTACGTAAACCATTGATGGCATTTTTTAATCGTTCTTCCACTGACATTGTGCAGTGGACTTTGGTGACAAAGATTTGAACTTTCCTTTGTTTACATATTCTAAAATACTTCACAGAGCTCTGAATTCGATATATCGAATTGAAGTTAGTGAAAGGGAAGCAACGCACCTGTGAAGTACGATGAACAAATCCTGGTTTGTCGAAGCCAGGATTGAAAGTGAATGGGGAAATGGGAAGCCACGTTGTAGTAGCCATTGATAGGTTTCAGGATTGGTTCTGTTGAGACTCCGAGTCATCCATGTCAGAAATATATAATTTGGAGCCAATGATCTATTAAATCTCAGACTACTTAAGTACTGAAAGATTTTTAGGATGGTTGCTTATATTAATAATTTTAGGCATTTGAATCATATAATATTGTACAGAAACAGGAGGCTCGTTGGATCTGGTTCCGGTGATTGTTGATTGAAATTGTGGTTGAAAGTGAATTACAGGTCGAAAGGATTTCTGATTCTCATCCACATAACCAATGGTAAGATTTTGTGATTTGGTGGGGGTAACCCAAACAAGGGTTTATCATCTGGTGAAAAAGAGTGAAATCAGTGgtatagttttttttaattaatagtgtttatattattatttttaaaatagtgTTAAAGtatatttttaagaaaaaattaggaaaaagttacgatttgatttttaaattgatGAAATcgaatgttttgattagattagtATGGGAAGGGTTCAAACAATTAATTATATAATCGCTATTAAGATAAACGAAATGAATGTCACAAGGTGTAAGATTgatcaaaaacaaaaaattgaaagtcTTAAGAGCTAAACAACCAAAAACAAAAGACTAAATAACAACAATTTTCATTAAGGGACAACTCTCTTAGTAGTTTGTCATTCTTGATGAATTTGAATGTTATTATTGAAAAGAAAATGTTATAAGGAGTTAATTATAGATGATCAGTTGCTATTGTAAATGAGGAATGAGCAGACTAATAATGATTATATGATTATATGTTTCTACATTGTCCTCGCTTTGTTAGTGTTGTtgcattgtaatattgttttatttattgaaAACAATTTATTCTAATCTAGTACTATTGGTACTTGTAGGTACTTAAAATTATCTTTCAACATTTTTGTTGTCATCatcatttattaaatttatttaattaattattctagtCTCTCTACCATGTTAATTAaatacttttaattatttaattaattattgaactCTTCTTATTCTAGTagaataatttgtttaattaatcaataattttctaattttctaatttaaataaaaaattaaacattatttatttcaattcatCATTCTCATTATCTtatttccaaaaaataaaataaatatagccTATTTATCTAATTCTTTTAGTTTTCCTCTCAAATCATTAGTTGACTACAAACAATTATTTAAACTAGCTAATAATTTACACAATCAAAATCATTATTAATCAATGTAATTGTGCCCACAATTCAAGATTGCACGACTCCAAAGAGAGACTTTTACAATTTCAAAAAGAGCACTTTTTTAAATCTTAATTCTCCATTAACCCTCAACAAGACTctaaaaaatgatttttagatatCCAAAAAAAAAGACTTTTTGATCCTATGCACCAATCATAAAGTGTCACTTGGAGGCTTCTCACACATCCAATCCTCTCAACCAACCACTTTAATTAatccttgtaaagcggaaaatcggtcgaaacctagttgctctcccctcttccaactccaaggagagagaagggaggttgctagggttgatggttttcacttgggagactttacattcaaaagaggggttgaaacccacaagatccaatcccacgcaatgcaagattggatgctaaatgagtttcaagggttatgacagcaaggctaccctcttttgtaaagaatgtgcatagaagaattaagctaggcgtgcatagaaagtgagaaagattcgcttataaactaagataggaatacagtatgaagctgcggacctggaattagcagtaaaatgtcgatacggcgctgtcctgcaaatttgagcgaaagttgccgggacgatggcgcccgagcgccacggtcctccgaaaaatccgcgaaatgaagggggatctattcgtctctgcacaaggattccagatcttcaatttcagccgcatacctgcaacctacacacagaaaagcgaagacgattggggggttagggattaggggtttgcctttaggtcaaaccccggttttggaattaaccaagaaatgagcaatgctgtaaatgactgtaatgtaaaacaagtactaataccttgttgtaaggatgtttgtatccttatgtgcgaaggtatagatgttgcatgttgtatgttgtaggtgatctcctcttcaatggttgaatccttgtcttgaatgcaacacttagccttgaatggagacttgcttgaaggaatgcttgaatgcttgagtatagtttccacgcttgtacacatatgaccttcttacccaaatgggagaggaaaatgtagtttatatacttgccaattagggttaaaagactgatttttccgaccttaggccgaccaggaaatattatttccaatttgcaaacaaaaagacccaaagtcccataggagaccgggcccaaaatagggccagggaccaaggcactgggcgccatggtcctgggggaccagggcactgggcgctctggtcccacctcccgagacagcagggtgcaaaggaggttcaggccagggtgcttgaaaacgcagtttttggtgtcgtggacaagtttcggggtctccattcaggttccgtgttgcatcaccatcgtgaagaccgaaatgcagtcgaaattgcaagtgtcgcaattttaggacgctacaatcctTCAAATAAATTTTAACATTTGATCCTCCATCAAATAATTGTGGAGGAAGCTAGCAGTATCAAGGAGGAAGCAGAGGGCAAGCTACTGGATTTGGAGAAGAAAGTGGACGCCTTgaatgagaaaatgcaagaaattgtTAACAGAGTGAATTTCACCGAAAAAAGGTTGCATGAGGTCACCAAGTTCGTGTTGAAAGTCATGCACAGCTCTGCGACCACCCTTTGTCTTTTGTAGGAGAATATCCAAAAAGGAAAACGAAAGGAGGAAGAGGACTACAAAGACCTCTTTAAATTTCTCACCAAAGAATGGGCTAGGAGGCTCCTACCCAAGACGAGTCATGGCAAAAAGAAGTAGGGATGTTAGCTACTTGgtggttttttgagtttttggatgtcCTTGGTGGCCTTACTATTTCTAGTTATGATTATTGTCAGaattatcttttattagctaataattatttatttaattattagtctactaTACTCTATACTTAAAagataaacttaggaatcttataattctttagggtttcgagtatccttttataaggattctctctttgtaatttcataacaattgtaattattgaattgcagtcttgttgcacaatcaatatgactcctcttttctggatctttgaattctggcctccatagcttttttgcttctctccttctatgacaggtttgcatgcaggtgatccttgggagctgtagagttgatttttcctcaactcctataATTATAATCCTTGTTGGTTAATCTTGGACTTGGTTATCTTTAACCCTGTGTGGAATATTTTACTGTTTACTATGACTCTTTTAAACTCTATTAATATGGGTAGTATGTTTAAAGTTTTTGATACAAGAAAGTTTTAGGAGGCTGTGATTTTGTTGTTTTTCTGCTAACAGTTGTTCTTTAGTTGTTAATGTGACTGTATCTAGGTCAGCCCCCTAGTTTtggttgcttttaatatcaaaaacatttgaTCCTCCATCCTCCAAGTCTATAAATAGCTCATTATGTGATGAGTTGTTTTAAGTATCTTTTAGAATGTAACATCATATTATCAATAAAATCATGGCACGTCCATTCTTGAATCAATGCCCCTTCCCTAATCCTAAATTTCtcaattttatcattttggacTTTACTTtcctatatttattatttatttccaaTCTCTGAAAAAAAATTGGTTTTCATCATTATTGTTGAActtattttttcaaatttctatttttgatgtttttttgttaACATTTGTCATTTTGTTGTGAAGGTTTCATCTTTCAATGTTTTTATTTTACTTCAACATCTATGTTTACAAAATAGTACACTTGGGTTGGAGGCCTAGTTCAGTTGGTGAGAGCTTCTAGTGGTAAAGcacgaggtctagtctccccccaaCCCACATGGTATCAGATGATGTGTTGCACCAACATCACTGATCACATCAAAAAGTTTGCCTGGTGCACTGAAGTTTATTGGGGGTGCTATACCCGATTCCTGTAGTCTAATAAAAAATAGTACACCTACTTCACCAATCAACAATTTAATGTAATTTACAAGTAAACATAGAACTTATCTTTTggtgttttttattatattttaatgtttGTTTAGATATTAGTGTTTCTATTTTTTGTCAAGACATCTGCTTTATTTTAGAATTTGATCattttttctaggttttgttctTTTAACTAACCATTGTGTGCAACTTTCTAGTGCTAAGCTTGTGTAGCCTTTGCTTGTCTAAGGACCCAGCCTTTTATCACTAGTTTAATTGCACACTTGTATATTTATAGGATgaatcttttttctttgtttgtaaGAATTTTAAAGTACATATTATCTCTCTTCACATTGAAATGTGACCTTGGAGATTAATAAAACCTTATTATTCTCCTTTGTTTAGATTAATAAAACCTTATTATTCTCCTTTGTTTTACTTTTTTCCTTAGAAGAAAGTCATGCATTATCTTCCCTTGCATCGTAACCTAGTGATCTTAGGAATCAAATTCATTTGCTCTTATTTCCTCTTAGTGAAAATGCCCTTATATTTTATGATCTAGGGTGATAGCCTAAACCCATGTGTTGTGATGGGGCATAGACATTGTTGTGAGAAATGAAAGAGTCACTTCAAAATAGGGCTATCGTATTTGGCACAACCTTGTTGTTTATTTTATGTAGGACAAGGTGAAGTGGAAAGAGTTTGACCCTAACCACATGATTTAAAATAGACCTCTTATTCTCAAATAAACACCGCATATACCTTTGGGCATATAAAGTGTTAGTGTAAAAATACTTATTACACATCTAGTTTGCATTCTTTTAGTCCATAGACCTAGTAGACCTATTCACATTAGCTTAGTTCACTTGGTGATTTAGTTGTCTCAACCCATAAACATATGACACATGATCTCGCACTTTTCCCAGGTTTTCTACATGTGTCACAAAATTTGGAGACTTAGTGTTTTGCTTTCAACTTCTTACTTCATCCATGTCCTACGCATACAAGATCATTATACATTTACATACATTTTTATGATAGTTTTTGGTTAATTCTTACTGCATGCACATTCACTTGTGAATGTTATTGAATTGTGCactcatttttttttttcttcaacatCATAAATTAGAGTCATGAGTGGCAAATTCCTTCCTATCTTTTGGTGAGTCTAGCATTAAGCCCTATAAATGAAGCATCATGAGCATTGTTATTGTATAGAAGGATTGATAAGAAAAGAGCAACCTTTTGtttcattgaatttgataaattttaaacTTTGTAATAAAAATTCAACCCTATACCCTATGAAATCATATGGATTCATACCTATACAATTATtttgtaaaaaatacaaaaaaatgttaGTAGGGGGAGTTATGGCTCAACTGCCCTCTACCATTATTAGTcactattataattttttatattttttggctTGGATATAAGTATCAATCAACCTCTCATATCCTCTCTAGTTCTAATTTTAGGGTTGTTTTAACCTTTGTGTGGTTTTCCATGACTTGAACTAGCATTATCAACCTCATGCTTTGATTTACATTATCATGGgttgaaaaataattatttttttctagGAATATTGAAGTTATTTGGTCTCTACACAATAACCAAGGTTTGCTAAAGGCTCATCTTGTAGCCCATGAGCTACGTTGACTACTACATAGTTTGGTCACAACAAACACAATGGTGCCCCAATACCTTATAGACTCCATATTAACCAACAACCAAAGTCTTGGCTCTTCACATAATTACACAATCACACATTGATATGGTTCTAATAGGTGGCTGAAACCGCAGGAAATTAAGTGTAAGGTTGTAAGGAATGTTGTGTATTACCTCCACAACATAGGCAAAAGAAACATCGAACTATTTGTGACCTTTGAGTCAACCTTTATCGGAGCATTTAGATCATTTGCTATTGGATTTTGTTTCTTTAACCACCTTAACTCACTACTACTCCATGTGATGTAACTAACATGTTTAAGCTATTATCAAATGAGATTAATAGCTTCAAACACCCTCCACAACCCAATACTAGTGCTCGACTTGATCTACCCTTAACACTCAATATTCAATATTTGTTGTTAACTATTAACGCCAATTTTATGTGAATATAATAACTCTTGTAATCATTTATAATTTAACTATTTATGTTTATATATAGCCCATTGTTTATATATTATCATGGATGTCAAGGAAGCTTGCATGACATGACAAAGGATGAATGATGTCAAGGAAGCATGTGGAAGTTGTTGGAGTTGTTGGATAGATGATGAAATGGTATCTTGCAGAATGTTAATGTTATCATTATGTACCAAAATCTATTGTTCTTGAATGTCTAGTGCATTTGCAAAATTTTGGAAGTGTTTGTATTGAGTTAATGTGGTTTGTTTCTTAGAGACCATATGTGCATCAAGTTGCACTATCAATGTTTTTGATATCCCATTCTACCATAGTTGAGTGTTTTCGGTTGTGGTTTGGATATTAAGTAAGGCAACatgcaaataaaaaattatttaagttTTAGATGTTTTTCTCCAGAGGACTAGAAGTTAGAAGTGACATAGTGCACATTATGCTCGTTTGTTGACAAAGCAGAGGTTTTTGTTGGACGAaccaaataaagaaaatgtgtgCCAGTTGGAGGAAGTGTATGAAGGTAATTTGGGATTAGTTGTGTTCATGATAGAAAATGCATAGTGTGTTCTTATTCCTAGAGTAACACATTAGATTTAAGACCAAACCTAGTACACATTACCTAAAGTTTGAATCAAACCTTCACCCATGGCAAACATGGTAAGTTGCAAACAATATAAATTGATTCTACgtcaaaatgaagataaaaataGTAAATTGAAATGCATATACATGATTGATCAATTTCATTCCAAAGTAGGTGTTTGTGTTTGTGTGAGGAGGTGAGGAAGGTATTGAATGAATATATGTTGTAAAGTGTGCAATGTAAGATGTAATATCTTGTACACACAATGAGATATTTATGAAGCATGTTAGGTCACTCAATTGATGTAGATTAAGTTTGAAAGGTTCTAATGACAAATATATTGTTATTCCTACGTCTTCTTTGTATTTGAGGTTGAAGCCTCATAATATGAGTTGGTGCTCAGTGGCTGGGTTGGAGCTTTGTCTTTAAATTAGGGTATTGGTATCTCATGTAGGTTGGTGCATACAAAATATtgtagttttattattattttgtgaggttggatttggataGCAGATCCAAGCAACTATTATCATTGtgttttccccttataggtttccacataaatatggtgttctctcatgttgttgattggatatgTTCATATCTTGCATAGTTCTTGTGACGTTATTTTAAGATGTGGTAATGATATTATTATTGCagtaattttcaaatttgaaaattggtatatactaattcacccctcttaGTATATTTGTGTGCACAACATAACTTGCTAACAATTACTACTATTCCTAACATCTTTTGTCACTATCATTGTTAGCAGTTTAATTTAACTGCTAACACTTTACGCTAATAGTCTAATTACCTCAAAGTTTCTAAGGGACTTTTTCATTTTGTCATAGCTTGCAAACAAGGATGCATCTTTTACAATAATATAGTTGATAAAAATTTGGTTTCCTCGTCGACATGATAGTGACATTAATTacctaaattttattattttagctATTTTTAGGCCTCAAAACCAATCATTTTTTTGCACAATTCTTTACAAGACGTAACATTCAACCTAATTATAAAAAATTGGCAAACTTTTGTTTTAAGTTTATCAAAATAATTTAAGGATTTCAAATTTGTGATTAGATTTAATTTTTGCATAGACTTCTTtctcaaaattataaaaaaatatttatgagTTATAAACAAACAATTTAGGCATCCAATccttaaataatttataatattttctttcatttttaggGGGGCTAATTCCATTTCTAATCTAATTTTGGAGGGTTTGTAAGGCACAATTTAGGTGACTCTTTATGTGTCTCAATTATGGATCTAAGATTTGATTAGCTAACTCCATATAATCCCCATGAATGGAAAGTCAAAGTACAACTTCTTCAATCAAAACTCATATAAGGATTTTGGAAAATGCTAAATGGACAACCAATGCAATTCACAAGGGAGTATGaacaatttttttattgaaataaaatagaTGAGGAAATGAGAGTTATTGACCTTCATGTATCTAATGATTTGTAGTTTGATTTGTCAATTGTACAACTTCTAAGAAAATTTTGGGAAAATTTAAATGTCTTATTTGGTACACttgattaatttaaaatattttaataaaactcTAAATTAATATTATTGTCTCTTAATTCATTTTCTTTAATTAAAGGTTTCTTGGTTAAATTTATATCTCTACTTTCTTGACTTCAAGGTTGTGGTAAAACAAAATTAGATAAGAATGTGTCTTCTTGGTTTTATAAAAGCCAAAAGGGCCTTATCAAGTCTTTACTGCTACCTTCTACTCTACTATGGATGCTCTTGGAAGAACATTTGTAAGATccaaatttttgaataaatttgtgACAAACTTTGACAATAACAATCTAAGTTACTCTCCATGGATTTTATAACCTCTTCAAAAATTCAAGCATTAATCATCCAATCATATAAGGAAAAATATAAGAAGTACTCATAATAATCTAAGGCAGAATCAACTTCAAGAACTAATAATTCATCGTACTAGAAGAATTGAATCGATACTCAAGTCATATCCTCTACTCAATTAGCTAAGAATACTTCCAAGACAAAGAAGAAAAGTACAGAACTGTGTAGTTTTTATAGATTATATAAGATCATGATATCAAGCTTTTTCATCAAAGGAATGTAGTGTGGGATGTTAGAGTAATTAagacactttatctaattattttaTTAGTTAGAtcttttaattactttattcacttaagctagacttaggttcttttttcttttgttttattaggctaataatagcttaagttgtctcattcattattatTGTCACACTTGGTGCTAGCTaccttaatcttgcattagggtttcattcattctttcacaAGGATTCATTCATTATAATTTAATAATCTTTTGTGAAATCAATACAAAATTCTTAGGTTGTATTGAACAAGTTATCCTTGTTTGATTTCTCTATGTGGCAGGTGGTGTGCTTGCAAAGGATTCTTGGCTTGTGAGGTTGAATCATAAACTTATGCATGGTATCAAAATAGATATGCTAAGTTCATATCCATAATCTTGAGGGATCCAACAACTTCCTAAAACCTATAGATCAATAATTGTTTCATCAAAATCGAAGCATTTGAATCTTTGGGTCAATTTTGCTGAGGGCACAAAAATCAAGGTAAAATCTAGGGGTCAACAAAAAATCTAGGTACTTTGGAGTGAAACAGACATCACTAATGAGCTTAGAGCGGCCAAAAACCCTATGATCACTTGTCCAAATGCCAATTTTGGCAACTGGAAAAAAATTGGGTGATTTTTTTGAGGGTTTGAATTCCATGCATGAATTCATGTACAGTCTATATGGATTTGTACAAATGTACTGTCTACGTTGGCCAATGTACCATTTTAGGTCCCTGCATCAGCATAAAAAATCCATGCAAATGATaaacaatttttgtattttttttcgaAAGTAAAAAAAAGGGCATTAAACTGTCTATGAGGGCTTGCACTTGTTGTATGTTGCATCAAAATTGCATGTGCATGATGTCAACCTCTCATTTCGATGATTCCTCTAAATTTGGCATGCTTTATGTTTTTAATGTTACTTTTTTCTAAAATATCTTCATGACATATTTCATCCAAAAAAAACACTAACACTTTTTTCAAGCAATAGAGAATATTTTGGAAATATTTCATTTTTGGACCCTATTTACTTGtggttttttggccataacttggtcatatggaTTTAAAATCATGCAAACAAGATATCATCGAAAAGCTAATTCTAGCACCGATCTagtggtgttggtaatttttttatATCCTACTCTATTTTTTTGTACGAGATCTATGAAGTTAGATATTTAGTTTTGCACTTTTGGGGCCATAACTTGTACATAGATAGACTCCATTTTTAGCAAACGAGTAGGTATTGGAAAGTTGGTGGAGTCCTCTACATACATCTTGAGTCCATTTTTGTAGAGTAGTCACTAGGTGTTCAAAGATATTAGATCTTGTCTTTTGGATTCTTTTCTTAGAAAATGTGCAAATTAGTTGATTCTTTTTATATTCAAGTGAATTTTTTTTGGCATTAAGAGCTAGATGTATATTGCTATATCAGTCCATTTTTGTAGTTTTTTCATTGAAGTATTGGATCCAAATCATATTACTCCACCATTCCATTCAAATAATATAGTTGGATAAAAATGGAGATTAATCTAAAGAAATAAGGGTTATACAAAGTGACCATGGGTACAAAACTTGAGCCTATAGGTGTTTCTAAGAAGAAAAAGTGGTTCAATAGGTGTGATGAGGCTTTTGGGACATTATGCATGTTTATGTCTCCAGATCTTCTCTTTCATGTTGATTCTTGCACCACACCCAATCAAATATGAACTACATTGGAGTCCTTGTTTGGGAAGCAAGATGCATTGAGGGGATTTCAATTGGAGAATGAGATTATTGAATTGAATCCTttaggttttgatagcatctaggACTTCTTCACCAAACTCAATTCTTTGACATTGCAGCTACAACAATGTGGTATTTATGAGGACT is a genomic window of Cryptomeria japonica chromosome 7, Sugi_1.0, whole genome shotgun sequence containing:
- the LOC131039868 gene encoding pentatricopeptide repeat-containing protein At2g27610, giving the protein MATTTWLPISPFTFNPGFDKPGFVHRTSQVRCFPFTNFNSIYRIQSSVKYFRICKQRKVQIFVTKVHCTMSVEERLKNAINGLRTVEQVDSMTYVRVLQECIRRKSLVGGKQVHAHIIRNRNEIDGFLGSNLTNMYAKCGNLVDARRVFEEMPERNIVSWTSMIAAHVQNGFYDEALELTGLMQEAGMMPDEFTLPSLFRACASMEDPEQGKALHGIAIKTGFESDVGVGSALVDMYAKCGFLGDSCKVFDKMPEKNVVSWNVMIMTFGQSGQGEEGLKFFIQMQREGVKPNYSTLTTVANMFTDLENVEQGRQLHAYTIKAGFDSDTPLHNALVMMYTKSECFDEAKIMFYEMSKQDLLSWNSTIVGFVQSGYYHEALCCFSHMQLQDIRPNQFTLSTILRACASLQASEQGKEVHAYSIKCGLESNVFVGSALVDMYAKCGRLNDACRVFENMPKRNVVSWTAMIGGYVQNEHHEEAIKLFCQIQGTRMMADPFTYASVLGACASLQDLQKGKQVHAHIIKTRFGENVFIANSLITMYSECGHLEYAYMVFDKISKRNIVSWTAMIAGYEQNGCSKEALKFFGEMQLASMEPNQFTFISVLEACTSLHYLRFGRQIHAQVCKTGLDFDTFLGTALIDMYAMCGCTEDACKVLDQSPKDDALLWSAVIIGFAENGYDNEALDFLYRIRLSYMKRTHFTFSRILKACASIGSFQRGKEVHAYVVKSGFESDVFVATSLVDMYAKCSSPEDASKIFYEMPERNVVSWNAMIAGYVQNGHCEEALKLSKQIDIEGLKLDRFSFVSILGACTALPSLEQGKQFHVCIIKRGYELDVAVANAIINMYAKSGCIQNSYKVFEKMPERNVVSWNSMIAGYAQHGCGKEAIRLFEEMLQAGSEPSHVTFVSVLSACSHVGLVDEGNRYFNSMFGDHDIMPRAEHYACIVDLLSRAGRLNEAANVVKRMPFEPSALVWRTLLGACRIHGNLELGKHAAECILALEPEDTATYVLLSNIYAVLGRWEDVAKVRKLMKAKGLRKEQGLSWIEVKDKVHTFGVQDRSHPQTDEIYLKLEELTGQIKKIGYLPDTSVVLHNVEEDQKKDDLCHHSERLAIAFGLIRAPPGAPIQVMKNLRVCGDCHTATKLISKVVEREIIVRDANRFHHFKNGLCSCGDYW